The window AATATATTCTAGAACTCTTACCAAAaactcattgcaggcaaattttaaaagctttctacCCAAAGTCTCACTCCTCATCTGTGATCTGTGTTTCAGAAGCAGTGTGACATAGTAAGATTTGGATGTGAATCACAGCGCTTTGACCTTGAACAAAATGCTTAGTCTCTCCAGATAATCCTCTTATCATTCCGTTTTTCAGGGTCCACCAAGAGTAGTTTACGACAATAAAGTCAGATTAAATGTGTCAAGAGTCTAGATATTTAGTAGTTACTGCTGTTCTTGTTCCTAGAGTTTCTTAGGTGACAGCTGAGTTGACAGCCTTTTTAACGAATATCCTCAGACTCAGAAAATGTTACAGCTGGAAGGGTTTGGGGGAGAGATTTTTTACTTCAAGAAGAGTCAGCGTTCTCTGAATCTCTGAATATAAGATCTTCAAATGGGGTCTGCAAATAAGCAGCACTCGGTATATCTACAAATGCCACTTGTTTCCTAGGAGTCTTTCCACTAACGGTGGTAGAACTACTGTGCTCATTAgagtcagacttcatttttctatgATTAATTCCAGCCATTTGTTCATCCATACTTTTGCTCTGCTTCATGCCCTCAATACTGATGCAAGTCTCTTTTGAGTGTTTCTCTTTTATTGAACTTTCTAAATGTCCTTCTCTTTCCCTGTGCTGCCCTTTCAAATTCCCTGCACAATTTGATGTCTGACCGGGGGGCAGATCAGAGCCTTGACAGAATACATCCCAGGCTGCCAGTGGTTCAAGAGTTGGTGGGGATGGACAATCCAGGCCAGGAAAAGGTGATCACTTCTGGCCTCAGCACCCTTCTGGTGGGGTCAGGAATAAGCACCCATTCCCACCTCTCAGCTTCTCTAGGAATTCTGTACATCACTACAGAATACAAGAATCAATCATCACTTTGTGTATAAGCTTCAAATGTGTTCAAATTGATTAGATTTTTTTAGCTCTATCTGCATCCAATGATAGAAACCTATGCTTTAATTTAGTCTCAAAATAGCATATAGTTTACATGCACTTCTCCACGTTTATTCTTCCCCCCTGCTGTGATCTCTCGTAAGATCTGATTCTACCATTCACTTGAAAACTCAGTTCCTAAAATCTCCTCTTCCCCAGTATCCAAGACAAAATACAGTGTCACTCAACTGATAGgcaaaacttgatttttttttttttaatcaaaggaaagTGAATTTCAGCAAAGCGAGGGAGCTTTGGAAAGTTGTGGGTatgcattaaaaaggaaaaaaactgaacTCAGGGAAACTGATTTCTAGTCCTGGCTCAGCCACTTGCTCTGGGGTCTTGAGGAAGTCACAGCCCTAGGGTCCTGCCCTGTTATTGGTGCAATTACCAGCTGAGATTGTAAAACCCTTGGGGTTCCTGTCTAGTTCTAATTCAGAGAACCACGGGGGAAAGTGACTTTCCCTACATCAATtgtgtctcttttccttctgctccaGCCAATGCAGTTGTCTGTCCAATATTTGCTCTGGATCTGAAAGAGTACTTCTATAGTCCTGACCCACTGTACAAGCTGTCACTCGCGAAGTACATTGCACCTCAAGAAGCCGTGGCTGCCAAGATGCAAGTGAAGCAATGCACGAATGAATTCTCAGTCCAAAACAGACTACTCATTACAAAGATACTGGTAATGTCTTTCTTCTTGCTGCACAGAAGCTTCTGCTCAGCTGCACATGCCAGGAGCGGGGTCAGCGGGCTGCTCCGAAGGGGGCAGCTGTCACTGCTAACTTTTAACCCTCGGCCACTGGCTGGATGGTGACATCCCACCTGCCGAGCTCCCCTAGGGTAGATTGCACAGGGCCTCTGGACATGTTCCTCCTTCTGGGGTCACTTCCCTGGGTGCCAGGTGGTCCAGAGTGTCCTAAGGAGGAGGACGCGTGCTGTCCTGGCCCCATCGTAAGGCTGAGAGCAGCAGGAAATTGTCCTACTTCACCTCACTCCTGCCCCTATTCTGTAACCCTTGTCCCTTTCGGACTGAATGTGTGGAGTTCCCGGGAGATCAGAGAAAAGAATGCCTGGACTGCCCCCTCCAAACTtcatcctcctccttcctttggAAACCTGCCCATGATGACCACCTCACCGTTTATCTGCTTGTCTATGGAAAGGATTCTTTCCTGACTTGCGTGGTTTGTTGTGATTGTACCAGGCCTATGTCATTGAGCGTACACTCTGGCTTCCTGCCGTGGGCCCTCCCGCTTGCCTTTGGCTGGTCGAAATTTTATCGACCACGTAGTTGTGAATGAGAGTCTGTGTTAATGTGTCATCTCCAGCAGCAAGAatgatttctcctttgtttctttttctgtttcagggGAAAATACTGGTGAAATGTACT is drawn from Ovis aries strain OAR_USU_Benz2616 breed Rambouillet chromosome 21, ARS-UI_Ramb_v3.0, whole genome shotgun sequence and contains these coding sequences:
- the LOC101110099 gene encoding secretoglobin family 1D member-like → MRLSVTALLVTLALCYYEANAVVCPIFALDLKEYFYSPDPLYKLSLAKYIAPQEAVAAKMQVKQCTNEFSVQNRLLITKILGKILVKCTATDVKGLLDPSA